One genomic region from Rhinoraja longicauda isolate Sanriku21f chromosome 34, sRhiLon1.1, whole genome shotgun sequence encodes:
- the LOC144609276 gene encoding LOW QUALITY PROTEIN: zinc finger and BTB domain-containing protein 4-like (The sequence of the model RefSeq protein was modified relative to this genomic sequence to represent the inferred CDS: inserted 6 bases in 5 codons; deleted 1 base in 1 codon) → PFLEDLAAVGLKPDYRGPEGAAQARHRPLSPDRPSLPIDLMSAGARGAGEGEEGRLGPDPGDGTRGEGEADRRLYTISTDAFRGLGFSVEEGGGLGQPQAQARPHXPDTDTEREEDGAEERGEEEKEERAPPSPLGLNLHLRLQRAGQALSCPRCHKAFIHPKRLLTHQALCRRIVAVGAGKAQAQAEARKACRRAQAVPEDDEHFVKVVDGQLLYMCAVCRRSYMTLSSLKRHANVHSWRRSYPCRYCEKVFALAEYRTKHEVWHTGERRYQCIFCWQAFVTYYNLKTHQRSAHGLDPGLTVSQKTPNGGYKPKLNAFKLYNLLPMRSHRRAYKTYSRPGLGPVAAATGPAEAFPGPAREAEAEVETGILGPVGGGGGGGGGGGEGGRVSCSPPPPPPPPLTSPSSSVIAFARPACSSVIVHGKALXPPPQPPPPSSPTTATAPRRRGRDPRPRRPPETGAGRPGLGGLRIPIPLRPSLPLLXPPIPPPTSTPPPPRAKTLTYVAKPACGGLGASGRPGPLCRITVRIGEEAIVKRRISESDLMRDRAASGLGPGSSKNRRPEPSPPAQGTKKVRGEEEGERGCPGKAEASSSPAAADSVDELSDQDADDNLWRPYYSYKPKRRAGAFHRAKRPGWRRKLGLRPAARWLPPPALSPAPLEGEGQLPQAEGRPQASSEGGELAQAPPQNQARVERKGLSWLHCPLCPKLCKSAAALGRHQRRHTGRGRSEAQAGPEPDLGXRGSTGDSSQPPTGAEAADQPPSPPPDPPPVPPRLICPPPPLPAPEPDEEAGPVSRGDGGRPFTPPSPGEEVGGRVPGLAGPEACGPGFPVSVAMAEAATFYPAPAPAGRPKGGPEEGGFGREPYRLVYGHPLLTAPYPYPFRPVSPLPLALNMVAQDKGQPPPLLHRMFVYPTPPSCRDHPHPIPLPTHLPPPXPPPLGAGGREEGDRELLATDRGGWMY, encoded by the exons CCCTTCCTGGAGGATCTGGCCGCGGTAGGCCTCAAGCCTGACTACCGGGGGCCCGAGGGAGCTGCCCAGGCCCGCCACCGGCCCCTCTCCCCCGACAGGCCCTCCCTCCCCATCGACCTGATGTCGGCGGGGGCCCGAGGGGCGGGAGAGGGCGAGGAAGGGCGGCTAGGCCCGGATCCTGGGGACGgtacgaggggggagggagaggcggacaGGAGGCTCTACACCATCAGCACCGACGCCTTCAGGGGCCTAGGCTTCAgcgtggaggagggaggaggcctggggcagccacaggcCCAGGCCCGGCCCC GGCCAGATACGGACACGGAGAGGGAGGAAGACGGggcggaggagaggggggaggaggagaaagaggagagggcccctccctcccccctcggcctCAACCTCCACCTCAGGCTTCAGCGGGCCGGCCAGGCCCTGAGCTGCCCTCGGTGCCACAAGGCCTTCATCCACCCCAAGAGGCTGCTGACCCACCAGGCTCTGTGCCGACGGATCGTGGCGGTGGGGGCGGGCAAGGCCCAGGCTCAGGCTGAGGCCCGTAAGGCCTGCCGCCGGGCCCAGGCGGTGCCGGAAGACGACGAGCACTTTGTGAAGGTGGTGGACGGGCAGCTGCTGTACATGTGCGCCGTGTGCCGCAGGTCATACATGACGCTGTCCAGCCTGAAACGACACGCCAACGTCCACTCGTGGCGGCGCAGTTACCCCTGCCGTTACTGCGAGAAGGTGTTCGCCCTGGCGGAGTACCGCACCAAGCACGAGGTGTGGCACACGGGGGAGCGCCGGTACCAGTGCATCTTCTGCTGGCAGGCCTTCGTCACCTACTACAACCTCAAGACCCACCAGCGCTCGGCCCACGGCCTGGACCCCGGCCTCACCGTCAGCCAGAAGACCCCCAACGGCGGCTACAAACCCAAACTCAACGCCTTCAAGCTCTACAACCTCCTGCCCATGCGCTCCCACCGCCGGGCCTATAAGACCTACAGCCGGCCCGGCCTGGGCCCGGTTGCCGCGGCGACCGGGCCTGCCGAGGCCTTCCCGGGCCCGGCGAGGGAGGCGGAGGCGGAGGTGGAGACGGGGATCCTGGGGCccgtaggaggaggaggaggaggaggaggaggaggaggggagggggggagggtctcTTGttcacccccgccccctcccccgccacccctcacctccccctcgtCCTCGGTCATCGCCTTCGCCAGGCCAGCCTGCTCCTCTGTCATCGTCCACGGCAaggccct ccccccccctcagcccccccctccGTCATCGCCTACAACGGCCACTGCCCCCCGCCGGAGGGGCCGCGACCCCCGACCCCGGAGGCCCCCGGAGACAGGCGCGGGGAGGCCCGGCCTAGGAGGCCTCAGGATCCCGATCCCCCTCcggccctctctcccactcc cccctcccattcctcctcccacctcgacccctccccctcccagggcCAAGACCCTGACCTACGTGGCCAAGCCGGCCTGCGGTGGTCTCGGAGCATCGGGTAGGCCCGGCCCACTTTGCCGGATCACCGTGCGGATAGGGGAGGAAGCCATCGTCAAGCGCAGGATCTCCGAGTCCGACCTCATGCGGGACCGGGCGGCCTCAGGCCTAGGGCCAGGCTCCAGTAAAAACCGCAGGCCGGAACCTTCCCCTCCTGCCCAAGGTACCAAgaaggtgcggggggaggaggagggggagcgagggTGCCCGGGCAAGGCCGAAGCCTCCTCCTCTCCTGCGGCCGCCGACTCGGTCGACGAGTTAAGCGACCAGGACGCCGACGACAACCTGTGGCGGCCCTACTACTCCTACAAGCCCAAGCGAAGGGCCGGGGCCTTCCACAGGGCCAAGAGGCCGGGGTGGAGGCGCAAACTAGGCCTCAGGCCTGCGGCCCGCTGGCTCCCGCCCCCGGCACTGTCGCCAGCGCCGCTGGAGGGCGAGGGGCAGCTCCCACAGGCCGAGGGAAGGCCTCAGGCCTCCTCAGAGGGTGGGGAGCTCGCTCAGGCTCCCCCTCAGAACCAGGCCCGAGTGGAGAGGAAGGGCCTGTCCTGGCTCCACTGCCCGCTCTGCCCCAAACTCTGCAAGAGTGCTGCCGCCCTGGGGAGGCACCAGAGGCGACACACAGGCCGGGGCAGGTCTGAGGCGCAGGCTGGGCCCGAACCGGACCTAG ATCGGGGAAGCACCGGCGATTCCAGCCAGCCGCCCACGGGAGCAGAGGCGGCCGATCAGCCCCCCAGCCCGCCTCCCGATCCCCCTCCCGTCCCTCCCCGCCTCAtctgtccccctcctcctctccccgcgcCCGAGCCTGACGAGGAGGCCGGACCCGTCTCCCGCGGCGACGGGGGCCGAcctttcacccctccctccccgggGGAGGAGGTCGGGGGTCGGGTCCCGGGCCTAGCGGGGCCTGAGGCCTGCGGGCCT GGTTTTCCCGTCTCCGTGGCGATGGCCGAGGCAGCGACCTTttaccccgcccccgcccccgccggcAGGCCGAAGGGGGGCCCTGAGGAGGGGGGGTTCGGGCGGGAGCCGTACAGGCTGGTCTACGGGcaccccctcctcaccgccccgtACCCCTACCCCTTCCGGcccgtctcccccctccccctcgccctgaACATGGTCGCCCAAGACAAAGGGCAGCCCCCTCCTCTCCTACACCGCATGTTCGtctaccccacccctccctcctgccgggaccacccccaccccatccccctccccactcacctcccacccc cccctccgcccctgggcgccggggggagagaggagggggaccgAGAACTTCTGGCCACTGACAGGGGGGGGTGGATGTACTGA